Proteins encoded together in one Canis lupus familiaris isolate Mischka breed German Shepherd chromosome 25, alternate assembly UU_Cfam_GSD_1.0, whole genome shotgun sequence window:
- the CBR4 gene encoding carbonyl reductase family member 4 isoform X3, with amino-acid sequence MDRVCAVFGGSRGIGRAVAQVMAQKGYRLAVIARNLEGARAAAGELGGDHLAFSCDVAKERDVQNTFEEMEKNLGRVNFLVNAAGINRDSLLVRTKTEDMISQLHTNLLGSMLTCKAALKTMIQQQRGSIVNVGSIIGLKGNSGQSVYSASKGGLVGFSRALAKEVARKKIRVNVVAPAQNFVLSTTATPPPE; translated from the exons ATGGACCGCGTGTGTGCAGTTTTCGGAGGCTCCAGGGGCATTGGGAGGGCAGTGGCCCAGGTGATGGCCCAGAAGGGCTACCGGCTGGCCGTCATCGCCAGAAATCTGGAAGGGGCCAGGGCCGCCGCCGGAGAGCTCGGCG GAGATCATTTGGCATTTAGCTGTGATGTTGCCAAAGAACGCGATGTtcaaaatacatttgaagaaatggagaaaaatttagGTCGAGTTAATTTCTTGGTAAATGCTGCTGGAATTAACAG ggaCAGCCTTTTAGTAAGAACAAAAACTGAAGATATGATATCTCAGCTTCATACTAACCTCTTGGGTTCCATGTTGACTTGTAAAGCTGCCTTGAAGACTATGATTCAGCAGCAGAGAGGGTCTATTGTTAATGTAG gaaGTATTATTGGTTTAAAAGGCAATTCTGGCCAGTCTGTGTACAGTGCAAGTAAAGGAGGACTAGTTGGATTTTCACGTGCTCTTGCTAAAGAAgtagcaagaaagaaaattagagtgAATGTAGTTGCACCAG
- the CBR4 gene encoding carbonyl reductase family member 4 isoform X2: MDRVCAVFGGSRGIGRAVAQVMAQKGYRLAVIARNLEGARAAAGELGGDHLAFSCDVAKERDVQNTFEEMEKNLGRVNFLVNAAGINRDSLLVRTKTEDMISQLHTNLLGSMLTCKAALKTMIQQQRGSIVNVGSIIGLKGNSGQSVYSASKGGLVGFSRALAKEVARKKIRVNVVAPGWKTFQRCTPYIISLKGT, from the exons ATGGACCGCGTGTGTGCAGTTTTCGGAGGCTCCAGGGGCATTGGGAGGGCAGTGGCCCAGGTGATGGCCCAGAAGGGCTACCGGCTGGCCGTCATCGCCAGAAATCTGGAAGGGGCCAGGGCCGCCGCCGGAGAGCTCGGCG GAGATCATTTGGCATTTAGCTGTGATGTTGCCAAAGAACGCGATGTtcaaaatacatttgaagaaatggagaaaaatttagGTCGAGTTAATTTCTTGGTAAATGCTGCTGGAATTAACAG ggaCAGCCTTTTAGTAAGAACAAAAACTGAAGATATGATATCTCAGCTTCATACTAACCTCTTGGGTTCCATGTTGACTTGTAAAGCTGCCTTGAAGACTATGATTCAGCAGCAGAGAGGGTCTATTGTTAATGTAG gaaGTATTATTGGTTTAAAAGGCAATTCTGGCCAGTCTGTGTACAGTGCAAGTAAAGGAGGACTAGTTGGATTTTCACGTGCTCTTGCTAAAGAAgtagcaagaaagaaaattagagtgAATGTAGTTGCACCAG